A genomic stretch from Arachis stenosperma cultivar V10309 chromosome 3, arast.V10309.gnm1.PFL2, whole genome shotgun sequence includes:
- the LOC130966281 gene encoding uncharacterized protein LOC130966281, with amino-acid sequence MPLPLSDLISLDGASKVVKVKAIHTKARDLIERKNKTTAKKVNKNRKHIVFEPENWVWVHLRKERFPAQRKTKLDARGDGPFQVLEKINDNAYKIDLPGEYNVSATFNVSDLSPFDMDTDLRMNLFEEGGNDTCSERQQGYSKTKGQNGNFTLPEGPITRARAKKLKESFGNLAAFMHIELHQVLTKEEWARPIGQSQDSKKPNNAFRIQWEA; translated from the coding sequence ATGCCTTTACCTTTGAGTGATCTTATTAGTTTAGATGGAGCTAGCAAGGTTGTGAAAGTTAAAGCAATACATACAAAGGCTCGTGACCTGATTGAGAGGAAGAACAAAACCACGGCTAAAAAGGTTAACAAAAACCGAAAGCATATAGTTTTCGAACCAGAAAATTGGGTTTGGGTacatttgaggaaggagagatTTCCTGCTCAGAGGAAGACTAAACTTGATGCTAGAGGGGATGGCCCATTCCAAGTGCTTGAGAAGATCAATGACAACGCCTACAAGATTGACCTACCAGGTGAGTATAATGTCTCTGCTACTTTCAATGTTTCTGATCTCTCTCCTTTTGATATGGACACAGATTTGAGGATGAATCTTTTTGAGGAAGGAGGGAATGATACATGCTCGGAAAGACAACAGGGGTATTCTAAGACAAAAGGGCAGAATGGGAATTTCACACTTCCAGAGGGCCCCATCACTAGAGCACGCGCAAAGAAGCTCAAGGAGAGTTTTGGAAACCTGGCAGCGTTTATGCATATTGAGTTACATCAAGTTCTAACCAAGGAAGAATGggcaaggcctattgggcaaagTCAAGACAGCAAGAAGCCCAATAATGCTTTCCGAATTCAGTGGGAggcataa